In a single window of the Melissococcus plutonius ATCC 35311 genome:
- a CDS encoding MBL fold metallo-hydrolase, whose amino-acid sequence MTSENAFHISILASGSTGNSLFIETKKKKILVDVGLSGKKITNLLAEIGRKPEELDAIFVTHEHRDHIHGLGVMARKYQLDIYANEKTWEAMNPLIGIIPTEQKQLFEMGKVMTFGDMDIESFGVSHDAIAPQFYCFHKENHSFVMLTDTGYCSDHIRGLIRNADAYLMETNHEVEMLRAGPYPWHLKQRILSDKGHLSNEEGALVMADVIGDKTKQIYLGHLSKKNNTKFNARLTMESILKTKDLGVNEDFKIYDTDPEHPTELFTL is encoded by the coding sequence ATGACGTCAGAAAATGCATTTCATATAAGCATTCTAGCAAGTGGAAGTACAGGAAATTCCCTTTTTATTGAAACAAAAAAGAAAAAAATACTTGTTGATGTTGGTTTAAGTGGAAAAAAAATTACCAATTTACTCGCAGAAATTGGTCGTAAACCAGAAGAATTAGATGCTATTTTTGTAACACATGAACATCGTGATCATATTCATGGCTTAGGTGTTATGGCTAGAAAATACCAACTGGATATTTATGCGAATGAAAAAACCTGGGAAGCAATGAATCCACTTATAGGGATAATACCTACTGAGCAGAAACAACTGTTTGAAATGGGAAAAGTAATGACCTTTGGAGATATGGATATTGAAAGTTTTGGGGTTTCTCACGATGCAATTGCACCGCAATTTTATTGTTTTCATAAGGAAAATCACTCATTTGTTATGTTGACAGATACAGGTTATTGTAGTGATCATATACGTGGGTTGATCCGTAATGCAGATGCTTATTTGATGGAAACAAATCATGAAGTTGAAATGTTGCGAGCTGGTCCTTATCCATGGCATTTAAAGCAACGTATTTTAAGTGATAAAGGGCACCTATCTAATGAAGAAGGTGCACTTGTAATGGCTGATGTGATTGGTGATAAGACAAAACAAATCTATCTGGGACATCTAAGCAAAAAAAATAATACAAAGTTTAATGCACGTTTAACCATGGAATCTATTTTAAAAACAAAAGACTTAGGTGTTAATGAAGATTTTAAAATTTATGATACTGATCCAGAGCATCCAACTGAATTATTTACACTTTAA
- a CDS encoding two-component system regulatory protein YycI: MDFRRIEWIFFVVFLGLDLFLFGIYHEGIKNGTQVSRTDRTETIEHRLKKDNITYKGKLSTKKQTGYYLGAEQTNFKELTNEKNLPKTVNTIEDNLLIGTPLKNFFIDEKNVKNSLKPFLKDSTIILNGLEYVYLPDFSVFKKDTAELIASQQYKKIPFYDDTAQLTISLEKTDDLMKISKYSQMHTDKIEELRDKVELYSKKEIIENLYMNNKIPNNTQLTFIKLAYSKIYKIHEKNVYVPVWFVGIKTSDGNLQVEHINAISNTIITNNSIPKVENH, translated from the coding sequence TTGGATTTTAGACGAATTGAATGGATTTTTTTTGTTGTTTTTCTAGGTTTAGACTTGTTTCTTTTTGGTATTTATCATGAAGGCATCAAAAATGGCACACAAGTTTCTCGAACTGATCGAACTGAAACGATTGAACACCGATTGAAAAAAGATAATATCACTTATAAAGGCAAACTTTCCACTAAAAAACAAACAGGTTACTATTTAGGTGCAGAACAAACAAATTTTAAAGAACTAACTAATGAGAAAAATTTACCTAAAACAGTGAACACTATTGAGGATAATTTATTAATTGGGACTCCTTTAAAGAATTTTTTTATTGATGAAAAAAATGTTAAAAATAGTTTAAAACCTTTTTTAAAAGATAGTACAATCATTTTAAATGGTTTAGAATATGTCTATCTTCCTGATTTCTCTGTATTCAAAAAAGATACTGCTGAATTAATAGCTTCTCAACAATATAAAAAAATTCCATTTTATGACGATACAGCTCAATTAACAATTTCACTTGAGAAGACAGATGATTTAATGAAAATTTCTAAATATAGTCAAATGCATACCGACAAAATTGAAGAGTTACGTGATAAAGTAGAATTATATTCTAAAAAAGAAATAATTGAAAATCTTTATATGAATAATAAAATTCCAAATAATACACAACTTACTTTTATAAAACTGGCTTATTCAAAAATCTACAAAATACATGAAAAAAATGTATATGTACCTGTTTGGTTTGTGGGTATAAAAACCAGTGATGGGAACTTACAAGTTGAACATATCAATGCTATCAGTAATACGATTATAACAAATAATAGTATTCCAAAAGTTGAAAATCATTAA
- a CDS encoding YycH family regulatory protein, with amino-acid sequence MKKLSMFIIRIGLILLILLSIYLSAAIWLSSSQKEKETTKNEQQLLSSFNERTHTETFLPLQLVKIENKEAKIAKNVNLITHVQNEIKKGKFSKLTQIVNGNSEQFKKYLSIDQGIELCYEGPFSLTEYISIYGLNMANNAILNQKDAYFTRIQLDFNENKIRFFDFNTKQIYQATFTIDKERLMNNLNKEGILYQEAVDKSLLINNQFFIKKELKMKKYSYILGSQPVARFQTAFFNNPKEIHTNGNSKDASYVSNDESLFFNEELGTILFHGKSPIKEDGTYNIYSESFAYIKGLGTSMGNLRYFDNQQSTINYRTFIEGFPVFSKDNKGQVNMTIHDEPNENQLNTMINTSIDTIQIPIPSEEEEVLKNTYHLFDELLKAGAKKEKIGSMIVGYTWQNIEETKQVVDLTPEWYICYNKSWYSEQKLIRQLPELEVK; translated from the coding sequence ATGAAAAAATTAAGCATGTTTATTATTCGTATTGGATTAATTTTATTGATTTTATTAAGTATCTATCTATCAGCTGCGATTTGGCTAAGTTCTTCTCAAAAGGAAAAGGAAACGACAAAAAATGAACAACAATTGCTATCTTCATTCAACGAACGAACACATACAGAAACATTTTTACCTCTACAGTTAGTCAAAATAGAAAATAAAGAAGCTAAAATTGCCAAAAACGTCAATTTAATTACCCATGTGCAAAATGAAATAAAAAAAGGAAAATTTAGTAAATTAACACAAATTGTTAATGGAAATAGTGAACAATTTAAGAAATATCTGTCTATTGATCAAGGGATTGAATTGTGCTATGAAGGTCCGTTTTCATTAACGGAATATATTTCAATTTATGGATTAAATATGGCCAATAATGCTATTCTTAATCAGAAAGATGCCTATTTTACGCGTATCCAACTAGATTTTAATGAAAACAAAATACGTTTTTTTGACTTTAATACAAAGCAAATTTATCAAGCTACCTTTACAATAGATAAAGAGCGTTTAATGAATAATTTAAATAAAGAAGGAATTTTATATCAAGAGGCCGTTGATAAAAGTTTATTAATCAATAATCAATTTTTTATTAAAAAAGAGCTCAAGATGAAAAAATATAGCTATATTTTAGGTTCTCAACCGGTTGCTCGCTTTCAAACAGCATTTTTTAATAATCCAAAAGAAATACATACCAATGGAAATAGTAAGGATGCTTCGTACGTTAGCAACGATGAAAGTCTGTTTTTTAATGAAGAATTGGGGACTATTCTTTTTCACGGGAAATCACCTATAAAAGAGGATGGTACATACAATATCTATTCGGAAAGCTTTGCTTACATTAAAGGTTTAGGAACAAGTATGGGAAATTTACGTTACTTTGATAATCAACAATCAACCATTAACTATCGAACCTTTATTGAAGGGTTTCCTGTATTCAGTAAAGATAATAAAGGTCAGGTAAATATGACGATTCATGATGAGCCAAATGAGAATCAATTAAATACAATGATTAATACCAGTATAGATACCATTCAAATTCCAATTCCTTCAGAAGAGGAAGAAGTTTTGAAAAATACGTATCATTTATTTGATGAATTATTAAAAGCAGGTGCCAAGAAAGAAAAGATTGGTTCTATGATTGTTGGCTACACTTGGCAGAATATTGAGGAAACCAAACAAGTCGTAGATCTTACGCCTGAATGGTATATCTGTTATAACAAAAGCTGGTACTCAGAACAAAAACTAATAAGACAGCTTCCTGAATTAGAGGTGAAATAA